TGCATCGGCAGAGCCGTGGAATACGCGCACGCTGGTTTTATCCAGCGGCACCACAGTCACTGTGGCCGACGCCTTTTTGCTGTTGTCCGACACACTGGTCGCTGTGACATGGTAAGTGCCCGGTGTAGCAGGCGCGGTGTACACGCCGGTGCCAGTAATAGTGCCGCCATTCGCTTCGGTAACCGACCAGGTCACGCTGCTGTTATTAGTCCCCGTAACACTCGCCACGAAGTTTTGCGTCATGCCGACTTTTACCGTTACTGCCGCTGGGCTGACCGCAACACTCACATTTTTCTTATTGCCATCGCCGCCACAGGCGACAAGCACAAGACTGAGCAATGCCAGCCCCACACCTTTCGCAAGGGATGTAATACCTCTGATTGATTTCATTTTTCCTTACCTCTGGTATTGATCGTTTTAACTGTTATTGGACTGATTGTGATGTTTATAGGATCGGTAACACAGGGCGATACCCATTACATCGTGGGGTATCAGCGGGGGAGGTTTACGCCCTGATTTTTTGGAGGGATCAAAACCGCGTAAAAAAAATGACAAAACAATTCACGAATCGCGCTCAAACACACAAAACAGTGAAATCGCCCCAGGGCAGGTGATCCGGAAAAATACAGGGGGCGTAAAAGGTGTGTTACGGACTATCTAAAACTACCCGGTGAGCGATAATGAGACATCAAATGACGACGACAAAGGCCCAGTCGATGAATGACTCAAGTGCAGCAAACGATACCCCGGACTGGGGCGCCCTGCTTGCCCGCGTGGCCGAACACGATGACAAAGCCGCCTTCAGAGAGATCTATAAGCACTTTGCGCCACGTATAAAAGCCTATGCAATCAATCAAGGTTTCAGCCAGCATGCAGAAGTATTGGTGCAGGAAGTAATGACCAGTGTGTGGCGCAATGCCGGAAAATATTCAGAAGCATTGGCTTCTGTGTCCACCTGGATCTTCACCATCACGCGCAACCAGCGCATTGATATGCTGCGCAAACTCAATCGCACCCGCGCTGAAGTGGTGATAGAAACCGAAGACCTGTGGCAGATCCCCACCGAGGACACCACCATTTGCTCCATTCAAAATTTATCGACCGAAAAGTTTGTAAAAACCGCTATCGATAAATTACCGGAAGAACAAATGATTGCACTGCGCAAGGTTTACTACGAAGGTAAAACCCACGAGGAAGTGGCAGAGGAATTAAAAATTCCTCTGGGTACAGTGAAAGGCCGCCTGCGCCTGTCGCTGCAGAAATTACGTGTAATGTTTGAGGCAAAAGAGCTATGAGTGCTTATCATCCCGATGATATGACGTTAATGAATTATGCCGCGGGCAGCTTGAGTATTCCGCAAGCGCTGGCTGTGTCTGTGCATCTCTGCTTTTGCCACGAGTGCCGCGACCTGGTGAAAAATTTTAATCACCTGGGCGGCGCCTTGTTGGAAACCATTAAACCTGCCAGCACCGATGACGATGCCTTTGATTCACTCATGGCATCCCTGGAGCCCCACGATCACAACGATGCGCCCAAAGTAAAAGTGGATATGGGCAACACCGACAAGATCACCCAGCACTTCAGCAACCCGCTGCTGCGTTACTTGCCTACATCGCTCGCGGAGTTACCCTGGCAACGCCAAACCAAGGAAATCAGCAAGTTTGATTTAACCGCACTGCTGAATGTAAAAGGGTTTCAGGTAGCGCTGCAAAAAATCAACGCCGGCGCCAAAGTACCCATACACACTCACAAAGGGTTTGAGTACACAGTCATCCTCAGCGGCGGCTTTTCTGATGAATTGGGCGTGTATCACGAAGGCGATTTCATCGCCCGCGATACCAGCCACAAACACAGCCCCACTGCACTGCAAAATGAAGATTGCATCTGCCTCACCGTATTAAATGCACCGCTGAAATTTACCGGTTGGCACCGCGTGCTCAATCCATTTATGGCGTGGAGTTAATCGATTAAGCAACCTGACAAATCCCCGCATCGGCGGGGATTTTTTTGCCTCACACACAGACTGACGTGAACTCACTCACCACGCGCAACAAACAATTATCGCCCTATGCCCTGTACCGGACAGACAGGCAAAAAACCATCCAGTAGACTTCGGCACCAAGACTTGTGGTGTTACACGTTACTGACCGCGAGCCTCTTTTGTTACAGGATGCTCGATGCCAGCCCACACTACCGCCGTAGTTAATCGCCTTATTGAAAGTTTATCGCCGGAGGCGCGCCAACAAATTCTGCACAGCAGTGAATTAGTGGAGCTAAGCTCCGGCACAGTGCTGTGCGAACCCGACCTTCCCTTTCGCTACGTTTATTTTCCGCTCACCAGCTTTATTACCCTGGTCACCACCCTGCGCGATCATCAGCCGCTGGAAATGGGACTAATCGGCAACGAAGGAATGCTCGGCGCCACCGTCGCACTCGGCATCAATAGCGCCCCCATGCGCGCCATGGTGCAAGGTTCAGGCACAGCATTGCGCATGACCGCCGAGCAACTGCAACAAGAATTGCAAAACAATGCCGCGCTCACCAGCACCTTCAATCGCTATTTATATGTGCTAATGGCACAACTCGCCCAAACCGCTGCCTGTGCCCACTTTCACGCCATAGAACCACGCCTTGCACGCTGGCTATTAATGACCCACGACCGCGCCCACGCCGACTATTTTCATCTCACCCAGGAATTCCTCGCCAACATGCTCGGCGTCCGCCGCAGCGGAATTACCGTCGCAGCCGGCGCGTTACAAGAGCGAAAATTAATTCAATATACACGCGGAAAAATCAGCATTTTGGATAGAGCAGGATTAGAAGCCGTTGCGTGTGAATGTTATGAAGCGGTAACTAAAGATTACGCGCGGTTGTTTGAGTGATTTTTTTCGCCACTATTTTTATTCTTCAATTTACATTCAAAAAATCTAGCCGGTACCAACTTCTTTTCTTACAGTAAAAGCTTTCCACATTTAACCCATATCCAGATTTAAATATCCGTTCAAAAAAACGCCCGCGTCTTTCGAGGCGGGCGTTTTCGTAACTCAGTGCAGAGAAAAGTTACTCTTCAGTAGTTTCCGTTGGTGCTGCACCTGACTCTTCAGCCAAAGCTTCTTTGATTGAGAGTTTGATGCGGCCACGTTGGTCTACGTCCAGGCATTTCACTTTTACGATTTGGCCTTCTTTCAAATAATCGCTCACGCTGTTTACGCGCTCGTCGGCGATTTGAGAGATGTGTACCAAGCCGTCTTTGCCCGGCAGGAAATTAACGAATGCGCCGAAGTCTACGATACGAACCACAGTGCCTTCGTAGATTGCACCGATTTCCGCTTCGGCAACAATGCCTTGTACGCGGAAAATAGCAGCGTTGAGCGCTTCGGTGTTGTCGGCGTAAATTTTAACGGTGCCATCATCATCGATATCAATAGAAGAACCGGTTTCTTCGGTAATTGCACGAATGGTCGCGCCGCCTTTACCGATGATGTCGCGGATCTTGTCCGGATGGATTTTGATGGTTTCAAAACGCGGTGCGTTGTCGCTAACCACATCACGTGATTTGGCGAGCACTTTGTTCATTTCGCCGAGGATGTGCAAACGCGCGGCCAGAGCTTGCTCCAGTGCGATTTCCATAATCTCTTCGGTGATACCTTCAATTTTGATATCCATTTGCAGTGCAGTCACACCGCTGGTGGTACCCGCTACTTTGAAGTCCATATCGCCGAGGTGATCTTCGTCGCCGAGGATGTCGGTCAATACTGCAAAGCCGTTAGCTTCTTTCACCAAGCCCATAGCGATACCCGCTACCGGAGCTTTGAGTGGAACACCGGCATCCATCAACGCCAGGCTTGAACCACACACAGAGGCCATGGAGCTTGAACCGTTAGATTCGGTAATTTCGCTCACCACGCGCAGGGTGTAAGGGAAATCGGATTCGGCAGGCAGAACAGCAGCCACACCGCGACGCGCCAAACGACCGTGACCGATTTCACGACGACCAGTAGCGCCCATACGACCACACTCACCTACCGAGAAAGGAGGGAA
The nucleotide sequence above comes from Cellvibrio sp. PSBB023. Encoded proteins:
- a CDS encoding ChrR family anti-sigma-E factor: MSAYHPDDMTLMNYAAGSLSIPQALAVSVHLCFCHECRDLVKNFNHLGGALLETIKPASTDDDAFDSLMASLEPHDHNDAPKVKVDMGNTDKITQHFSNPLLRYLPTSLAELPWQRQTKEISKFDLTALLNVKGFQVALQKINAGAKVPIHTHKGFEYTVILSGGFSDELGVYHEGDFIARDTSHKHSPTALQNEDCICLTVLNAPLKFTGWHRVLNPFMAWS
- a CDS encoding sigma-70 family RNA polymerase sigma factor; the protein is MTTTKAQSMNDSSAANDTPDWGALLARVAEHDDKAAFREIYKHFAPRIKAYAINQGFSQHAEVLVQEVMTSVWRNAGKYSEALASVSTWIFTITRNQRIDMLRKLNRTRAEVVIETEDLWQIPTEDTTICSIQNLSTEKFVKTAIDKLPEEQMIALRKVYYEGKTHEEVAEELKIPLGTVKGRLRLSLQKLRVMFEAKEL
- a CDS encoding Crp/Fnr family transcriptional regulator, which gives rise to MPAHTTAVVNRLIESLSPEARQQILHSSELVELSSGTVLCEPDLPFRYVYFPLTSFITLVTTLRDHQPLEMGLIGNEGMLGATVALGINSAPMRAMVQGSGTALRMTAEQLQQELQNNAALTSTFNRYLYVLMAQLAQTAACAHFHAIEPRLARWLLMTHDRAHADYFHLTQEFLANMLGVRRSGITVAAGALQERKLIQYTRGKISILDRAGLEAVACECYEAVTKDYARLFE